In candidate division Zixibacteria bacterium HGW-Zixibacteria-1, one genomic interval encodes:
- a CDS encoding GYD family protein — protein sequence MPTYVLMTKLSPEVSKQIKDRAKIGRAWLDQVREKCPDVKFVAHYALLGGYDFMDIYEAPDPETAAKVSMISLAHGAFESQSWTAIPYKRFLELTEEI from the coding sequence ATGCCGACTTACGTGCTTATGACCAAGCTTTCGCCCGAGGTTTCAAAGCAGATAAAGGACCGGGCGAAAATCGGCCGGGCCTGGCTGGACCAGGTTCGGGAGAAATGCCCCGATGTAAAATTCGTGGCGCATTATGCACTTCTGGGGGGATATGATTTCATGGATATTTATGAGGCCCCCGACCCGGAAACGGCGGCGAAGGTTTCGATGATATCGCTGGCTCACGGCGCCTTCGAATCGCAGAGCTGGACGGCGATACCCTACAAGCGGTTCCTGGAGTTGACGGAGGAGATATAG
- a CDS encoding class I SAM-dependent methyltransferase: MSEFMEDYYNLRAGEYEEIYNRDDPVRQAEQKKIAEAVKRYFDGRRVLEVACGTGYWTKSLSETAKYICAVDNSPEMLARAKAGKYGCPIDFMLEDAYSLKFKPGYFNGGLANFWFSHIPKKAIESFMESFHRVLGPGARVFMADNVLIPGLGGDLHRPEGSPDTFKLRKLQNGSEHLVLKNYYNPEQLLEIFSRYNSSLSAENIFYGDCFWYIFYELS, encoded by the coding sequence ATGAGTGAATTTATGGAAGATTACTACAATCTCAGAGCCGGAGAATATGAGGAAATATATAACCGCGATGATCCGGTTCGTCAGGCGGAGCAGAAAAAAATCGCCGAGGCTGTCAAAAGGTATTTTGACGGTCGGAGGGTGCTTGAGGTCGCCTGCGGAACCGGATACTGGACGAAGTCCTTATCGGAAACGGCCAAGTATATTTGTGCCGTCGATAATTCACCGGAGATGCTGGCCCGAGCAAAGGCCGGAAAGTACGGTTGCCCGATTGATTTTATGCTGGAAGATGCCTATAGTTTGAAGTTCAAGCCCGGGTATTTTAATGGGGGACTGGCCAATTTCTGGTTCTCGCATATACCGAAAAAGGCGATTGAAAGTTTTATGGAGTCATTTCATCGAGTCCTTGGACCGGGCGCCCGTGTTTTTATGGCTGATAATGTATTAATTCCGGGTTTGGGCGGCGACCTTCACCGGCCGGAAGGCAGCCCGGACACATTTAAACTGCGGAAGCTGCAGAATGGAAGCGAGCATCTGGTACTGAAGAATTATTATAATCCTGAACAACTTCTGGAAATATTTTCCAGATACAATTCTTCATTAAGTGCAGAAAATATCTTTTATGGCGATTGTTTTTGGTATATATTTTATGAGTTAAGTTGA
- a CDS encoding GNAT family N-acetyltransferase produces MLTIVESYDKESLETAKLLIAEYAEFLGFDLNFQDFAEEMESFPGKYAPPGGCLLLARDGDRIAGCIALRKMDNDTCEMKRLFVRPEFRGHGAGRRLAEELLARAREIGYKKMRLDTVPQLASAIALYEIIGFYDIEPYYHNPVPGARFMELEL; encoded by the coding sequence ATGTTAACGATAGTTGAATCCTACGATAAAGAGTCGCTTGAGACCGCCAAATTGCTAATAGCCGAATATGCGGAGTTTTTAGGGTTTGATCTTAATTTCCAGGATTTTGCGGAAGAGATGGAAAGTTTTCCCGGGAAGTATGCGCCTCCCGGCGGCTGTCTGCTTCTGGCCAGGGATGGCGACAGAATTGCCGGATGCATTGCCCTTCGCAAAATGGACAATGATACGTGCGAAATGAAGCGGCTGTTCGTCCGCCCGGAATTCAGGGGACACGGGGCCGGACGCAGACTGGCAGAGGAGCTTCTTGCCCGGGCACGTGAGATAGGATATAAAAAAATGCGTCTGGACACAGTGCCGCAGCTGGCCTCGGCGATTGCCCTTTATGAAATAATCGGTTTTTACGATATTGAGCCATATTATCATAACCCGGTTCCGGGAGCGCGGTTTATGGAACTGGAGCTTTGA